In Desulfofustis limnaeus, the genomic stretch TATCGCCATATGCTCGGATACGTGAGAGGCCGGTGGGACAGGCAGGAAATGGAGCAATGTCTGGCTCGAGACACCAGGCGCTATGCCAAGCGACAAGCCACCTGGTTTCGCAATGATTCCTCGATTATATGGTTTGCCAGCGGCGAGCATGAGCAGCTGCTCGCCCATATTGGCCGTTGGCTATCCATTCATCAACGCTAGAGATCAGGGGCCTCATTTACCCATGGCGCAACAACCCAGCATCGCTCTTCATCCAGCTATCCGAGCCTATTTTCAGCAGCGCGGCATGGTCGACGAAGAGGAAATCGCGACTTATCTGCTACCGACCTTGGCAGAATTGCCTGACCCTTCATTGCTGCACTCGATGCGACAAGCCGTTGCCCTCATTGTTCAAGCGCTTGAAGAGCAGTGGGATATTCTGGTTTGGGGTGACTATGATGTGGACGGCATAACCGCCACGGCCTTGCTGGTTCACTTCTTCCAGGATCTGGGTGTTGCGGTTCAGCACCATATCCCAAACCGTTTGACCGAAGGGTACGGACTCAACAAGCGACGATTGACCTCGCTCGCCGAACAGATGAAAGCTCGGAAGCTGTTGATCACCGTTGATTGCGGTATCGCCAATCACCTTGAGGTGCATATGGCGAAAAAACTGGGGTTTGAGGTGATCGTGACGGACCATCACAACCTGGCTGGATCTCTTCCGGCGGCGGGGGCGGTGATCAATCCGAAGCAACGGGACTGCACCTTTCCCGGCAAGGAGTTGGCCGGCGTCGGCGTCGCATTTTATCTGGCCGCAGCGGTTCGATCTAAACTAAATAAGCACGGCAATAAAGAATCATCAAAAATAAATTTAAAGTCATTTCTCGATATGGTCAGCATCGGCACCATTGCCGATGTGATGCCGCTGGTGGGAATCAACCGAGTTCTGGCAAAAGGTGGATTCGAGGTGCTTGGCCAGGGAAGGCGCAAAGGCATTTCGTTTTTGCTGCACGAACTCGGGTTGAACCCCACCCTGATGAGCGGTGAAAACGTCTCCTTCCAGATCGCGCCGGTCATCAATGCCGCTGGTCGGCTCGGCCAGCCGGAAGTCGCCCTGGAATTGCTCCTCTGTCAGGACGAGGGTTTACTGAAGAGATTGACCGACCAGTTGATCGAGTTGAACACGAAACGCAAGGAGCTGGCGCTGAGGGACCTAGAAAATGCCTTATCTATGGTTGATAGCTTATCGATAGAAAGGCATAAATGCATAGTCGTAAGTGGTCCTTTCCATGAAGGCATTCTCGGCATTACCGCGGCGCGACTGGTGGAGTTGTTTCGGGTCCCGGCGCTGGTGTGCACTCAGACGGAGAATGCCGACGGTTTATTGAAAGGATCAGCGCGTGCGCCACTTGGCTTTCATTTGTATGAAGCCATGGAACGCTGTCGCTCTTGCCTGCATTCTTTTGGTGGGCACGCAGCCGCTGCCGGTTTTTCCGTCCAGAAAGAGGCGCTTCCCTCGTTGCTCAGAGACTTTGCAGCTGTTGCCAACGAGGATGGTGTCCGGAACGATCGATTGTCGACTGAGATGAGGCCGCTACCGTTGACGATCGATGAGGCTCTTGACCGCCGGCTTTTGCATAACCTTGCGCAACTGGAACCAACCGGGGAAGGGAACCCCAAGCCGATCTTCTATGATGACCGGGTTATGCTTGTCTCCCTCTCCCGATTCGGCAGGGACAAGGAGCATTTCCGAGCCTTGGTTCGCGGAAGGTATCAGAACGTGCCGGTCATAGGCTTTGGTCTTGGCGACAAAGCAGCCGATATCGACACGAGTTCCTCCTGCGTTCTTTCGTACACCCATATGATTGACTCATATAACGGCAAGACCAGCTGGAAGATACGGGCGGAAAACATTTGGCAATAACGCCAAACAAAAGAGAGGAGGCTGATTTTGCGCGAGACGTTTTCTTCTTTCGCCAAACGTTCGCAGCCCGTGTTTTCTCGGCTGGCGACCGAAGAGCGAAAAGGTCCTGTTTTGCTAGCAGGTTTTGTCGGTTCATCGTGAACGAGCGCACTTTCTCTGAATCACAACGGCAATAGACCCGGCGCAGGGTGTCGCTTCCAAGCACGGCTTTTCGGTCAGGTTGCCTTTTGGCCACTGCTGACAGACAGGCCATCCGTGGCCTGATGTCAATTGCGGGTGTCCTGTCCGCAACTCTGCAGGTCTACGATGGCGAGGTGGTGGACTTTCGTGGATGGATCTGTTTAGCCCCATCGGATGTGACGATCCGCTCTGCCAGTCCTTCGCGAATGCTACCTCCGGCAGGATCGGCAAACCCGAGAATCAGCTTTCCAGATTACCGAGTGCATGGTCGGTCGTGCCGAGGGGTGGGCGGATGGTTGGTACCGTTTCGCCTGGATGAGCAACCGGTTATCGCCATGCACGGTTTATTTTACATAATATACATTATGCGACATTTAAGAATGAGCTAAGAGCATCCTTTTGTTTTTGGCCCAAACGTGGTATGAAACGCTTCCCGGGGATCAGTTCACCTGCGATGAAAAATTATATTAAATACGTAATAACAAAAAGATAATAGATAAAACTCGAATCCTTCAGGGTCCTGTCATGTACACTGTCTATCAAGAACCGTTGGTAAGTCGTTATACCAGTCGTGAAATGCAGTATCTCTTTTCCGAGGAAAAGAAATTCACCACTTGGAGGAAGTGTTGGTTGGCCCTTGCCGAAGCCCAGTATGAACTTGGCCTGACCGATCTCATTTCAGTCGAAATGCTCGATGAGATGCGTGCCAACCTCGACAATATCGATTACCGATTAGCCCAAGAAAAAGAACGAGAGATACGCCACGATGTTATGGCTCACGTTTTTGAGTTCGGTACCAAATGCCCCCGAGCCGAAGGCATCATCCATCTTGGCGCAACCTCCCAGTTTGTCGTCTGCAATACCGATCTGATGATTCAGAAAGAGGCCATGCAGCTGATCAGAAACGGTTTGCTTACCGTTATCTCACAGCTCGCTTCCTTCTGTGAGCGTTACAAGGCCCTGCCGACCCTTGGTTACACCCATTATCAACCGGCTCAACCGACGACCGTTGGCAAGCGTAATACCTTGTACCTGCAAGACGTGCTGCTGGATCTGAAATCTTTGGATCGATTCGTAACCGACATGGCCGCCCGGGGAGCCAAGGGTACCGTCGGCACCCAGGCGACATTTTTAGAATTATTTCAAGGTGATCATGACAAGGTCCGGAAGCTTGACGAACTGGTTGCCCGAAAACTTGGCTTTACCGGCACCCTGCCGGTCACCGGACAGACCTATAGCCGCAAACTTGACATCAAACTGATCGAGGTACTGGCCGGGATCGGCGCCACGGCACACAAATTTGCCGTGGATTTGAGACTCCTGTCCAATCTGAAAGTTCAGGAAGAGCCATTTGCCGAAAAGCAGACGGGCTCTTCGGCCATGGCCTACAAGAGAAACCCCATGCGGTCGGAACGGATGACCGGTCTGGCGCGGAAGTTGATGGGCTTATGTGCTGATTTTTATGCGACTTACGCCAATCAGTGGTTCGAGCGGACTTTGGATGATTCAGCCATTCGCCGGATGGACATCCCGCAGGCCTTTCTGTTGACTGACGCTATATTAAAGTTGTTTGTGAACATTTCAGCTAATATGGTTGTTTATCCGAATCAAATAAATAAACATCTCGAAGCTGAATTGCCCTTCATGACCACCGAGAAAATCCTGATGGAGGCGGTGGCCAGAGGATGTAGTCGTCAAGAAATGCATGAAATCATAAAAGAACACTCGGTTGCCGCCGGTTACGTCGTCAAGCAGGAAGCACGGGACAATGACCTCCTGGAACGACTGGCCGCCGATGACCGTATCCCCCTCAACCGCAGTGAGCTCGACCGGTTAACCGGTGACTATGCACAATTCACCGGCCGTGCCGCCAGACAGACGGAAGAATATCTTCAGGAGCATGTCTACCCGTTATTGGCGCAGAACAAAGACTCCCTGGTGATGATCGATGCCGAATTGTCGGTGTGAGCGATGCAGGATCAATCGTCAGCTCGTCTGGTAGAGACCTTTTATCGAATCGAGCCCCAACAATTCCACTATCTGAAATTCATTCTCGAAGGATATGACAACCTTGGCGTTCTCTCCGCCGTCTCTGCTCGCGCCGGCGTCGTCAGAATCAGATGTTGTCGCGAGTCGCTGGCCGAGCTTATGGAGCTTATGAGAAGCCTCGCTCCCAATATCAAAAGGCGCCAGTTGACCTGAACGACTGCGCTGTCATTTCCCCCTCTCGTGACGTACGATAAAATCATGGAAAAAAAGACCGTTTGGATCAAAACCTTCGGGTGTCAGATGAACATCCGCGACAGCGAGATCATGTCTCAGAAGCTGGCGGAACAGGGATATCGTGCCTGCGCTTCCCTAGAAGAGGCCTCGCTGATCGTAATCAACACCTGCTCGGTGCGGGCCAAGGCCGAACAAAAACTGTTCTCTCTGCTCGGCTCACTGCGCGCCGCCAAACAGGCCAACCCCTCTTTGCGTATCTGCGTAGCCGGTTGTGTAGCCCAACAGGAAGGCAAAAACATCGTCGAGCGTATGCCCCATGTGGATCTGGTGATCGGTACCCAACAGATTTACGACCTGCCGGAGGTGCTGGCCCGAGCAGGAACCGTTCAGGTGCGAACCGAACTCTCGGAAACCTACCACATCCCCCGTTACCTGCAGGATCCGGGAAGCCTCTCCCCTGCTCCGGAAGCTGAGGAAACAGCCCTTTTCAGCAGATATGTGACCATCATGCAGGGGTGCAACAACTTCTGCACCTATTGTGTCGTGCCCTTTACCCGGGGGCGAGAGGTGTCGAGGCGGGCCGCCGATATCATCGACGAGGTCACCCGGTTGGTCGGTACCGGGGTCCGGGAAATCATCCTGTTGGGCCAGAATGTCAATTCCTACGGCAGGGAAAACCCAGTCTGTGAGGACGGCGCCCCCTACCCGTTTTCCCGGTTACTGCGTGATGTGGCCGGTATTGAGGGACTGCGTCGCTTGCGTTTCACCACCTCGCATCCGAAAGACCTGTCTGATGACCTGATCAGCTGCTTTGCCGAGCTAGACAACCTCTGTCCGCAGTTTCATCTGCCGGTACAATCGGGTTCCGATGCCATACTACGGAAAATGAACCGAAAATATACGCGGGCCGACTACCTGGACAAGGTCGACCGATTACGTGCCGCCCGGCCTGATCTGGCCTTGACGACCGATATCATTGTCGGCTTTCCCGGGGAGACCGATGCAGATTTTCAGGCTACCATGGAACTCTTGGAGCGGGTTCGCTATCATGGTTCTTTTTCCTTCAAGTATTCGGATCGACCGAACACAGCGGCATCAAGCTATACCGACAAATGCAGCGAGGAGATCAAGAGTGAGCGCCTGCGGATCTTCCAGCGGCGGCAGGATGAGATCAGTCTGGAACGAAATCGGGAATACCTGGACCGCATCGTCGACGTGTTGCTCGAGAGCGTTCAGGATGACGGGGCCATGGGCCGGGCGCCGACGAACCATATCGTTCATCTGGAGAAGCGGCCGGACGCCAGCCCCGGTTCGTTCATCAGGGTTCGAGTGACCGGCGCCGGACAACACAGCCTCAAGGGGGTGCCGCTCGGCAGCTGATCAGTCGTTGCTTTCTTCTTCGTTGGCTTGGTGACGATCCTGATCATCCTCCAACCGGACGGCCTTGTCGGGCTCTTCCGCCAGCCCTGGTAATTCAAGCGCCTGGGGCTGTTTCACGGCATTTTTTTCGGTCGTTTCAACGGCCCGCCTGACCACGCGGTTCGATACCCGTTTACCGATAGCTGCCGGTCCCTTGATCAGATACTCGTCGAAATGAATGTCGGTCACGTTGCTCTTGGCCCGCCGAGAAGGCACGAAGCTGACCCGAGCGTGCTGATCGGCCCCGGTGAGCAGCAGCATGATCCGTGAACGGGGGTGTTCGGGAAAGAGCCGGTACTCCTTGTCCAGGATAAATTTCGGGGTGGTGAAGCGCTTGACATAGGCATGGTTTTCCGAACCTTCCCGATAGATGACATTGAACACCGTATCTTCCTCGATGACCCCCGCGTATTCGAGTTCTTCCCCGACAAAGAGCTTGTCCGGTACCGGAATGACCTTGTAGGTGCCCGTGCGGAAGATCAGCAGGAGCCGGTCATACTCCGAACAGACAAACGAGATATCGCCCGGGTCGTCACCGGCCTTGACCTGATGACCGAAAAAACCGCTGTGTCGCTGGTACCCGACCGTCAGATTGGACAGAGCCACCTTGCGCACCTCCACCTCGGAAAACGTGGTGATCTCGGTTTGACGGGGGTATTCGGAACCGTATTTGGTCAGTAGTTTGCCAAGGTAGTCGATGGTGTATTTTACCACGTCGGTGAGGTGGGTCTCCACCACCTTGATATCGCTCCTGATTTCTCGGATTTCCCGGGCGTGCCGCTCGATGTCGTGGCGGGAGATGCGTTTGATCTTGATCTCCAGCAGCCGCTCGACATCCTCTCGGGTGACCGGACGCAGCAGTTCTGAGGCAAAGGGCAGCAGCGATTCCTCGACGGTGGTCAGCACCGCCTCGTAGCTCGTTTTTTCCTCGATCTGCTTATACAGTCGCTCTTCGATAAAAATTTGTTCCAACAGACGCGCCTGCAGCCGTTCCTTGAGCTTCTGCAGCTCATTCTCCAGCTCTTTGGTCAGATCGCTGACCAGCTTTTCCGTATTGAACCGCAGCACCTCATCCACCGTACTGACCTGGGGAAACGAGCCTTTGATCAGGGTCAGGTTGGTATTGAGAGACAACTCACAATCGCTGAAGGCGTAGAGCGCCTTGATGGTGTCCTCGGCATAGATGCCGCGCGGCAGTTTGATCTCGATCTCCACATTCTCGGCGGTATAGTCGTTGATCGAAAGGATCTTGATCTTCCCGGATTTCGCCGCCTTTTCAATGGATTCGATCAGTGAGGTGGTGGTTGTTCCGTACGGGATTTCGGTGATGGTGATGGTCTTCTCGTTGGTCTCGGCGATCCGGGCCCGACAGCGCACCCGACCGTTGCCGCTGTGGTAGTCGGTGATGTCAATCAGTCCCTTTTGCTGGAAATCAGGGAACAGTTCGAACGATTCCCCTCGCAGTAAAGCGATCTGCGCCTTGAGCAGTTCCTGGAAATTGTGTGGCAGAATCCTGGTGGCCATGCCGACGGCGATACCGTCGGCCCCCTGGAGCAGAAGCAGGGGGATCTTGGCCGGCAGGGTCACCGGCTCATACATCCTGCCATCGTACGATTCGACGAATTCGGTCAGTTCCTTGTTGAACATGACCTCCTTGGCCAGCGGTGACAGGCGGCATTCGATATAGCGTGCCGCCGAGGCCTGGTCGCCGGTATAGATGTTGCCGAAGTTCCCCTGTCGATCGATGAGGTACCCCTTGTTGGCCAGATTGACCAGGGCGGAAAAGATCGACGCGTCGCCGTGCGGGTGCAGTTTCATGGTCTCGCCAACCACGTTGGCGACTTTGTGAAAACGCCCGTCCTCCATGTTGAAAAGCGTTTGCAGGATGCGCCTCTGCACCGGTTTCAGACCGTCTTCGATGGCCGGTATGGCGCGCTCTTTAATGACGTACGAGGTGTATTCGAGAAAGTTGCTGTCGAACAACCGGTGCAGTTTTCCTATCTGTTGGTTCATGCCTGTCGACCGCTGGATGAAAGGTGGCAAAAGAAGCTCATATCAGGTGTTCCATGATGTACTGCTTGCGCTCCGGGGTGTTTTTGCCCATGTAGAAGGACAACACCTGGGCAATTTCGCTGATACTGTCGATGGTAACGTTGCGCAGACGGATGTCGTCCCCGATGAATTGGCCGAATTCTTTCGGGCTGATCTCGCCAAGTCCTTTAAAGCGGGTTGTTTCTGCCGCTTTTTTGGCCTTGCCGCGGCCCTGCAGCTTGCGCAGGGCCGCCTCCTTTTCCTTCTCCGAATAGCAGTAGATGGTCTCATCCCGGTTACGGACCCGGTAGATGGGTGTTTCCAGGATATGGATATGGCCGAGTTTGACCAGCGGTTCGAAATAATGGAGGAAAAAGGTCATCAGCAGGTTGCGGATATGCAGGCCGTCGACGTCGGCATCGGTGGCGATGATGACCTTGTCGTAGCGCAGGTCGGCAATGGAATCCTCGATATTGAGGGCCTGCATCAGCGAGTACATCTCCTCGTTCTTGTAGAGCAGATTGAGTCGCTGCCCGAGGACGTTCATCGGTTTGCCGCGCAGCGAGAACACCGCTTGTCGCATGGGATCCCGCGAGGAGACAATGGAGCCGGCTGCCGACTGGCCCTCGGTGATGAAGACCATGTTCTCGTAACCAGGTTTGGACGGCTTGTCTTTGGAGGGGTGGTATTTGCAATCCTTGAGTTGCGGGATCTTGATGGCGACCTTTTTCGCCTTGGCCCGTGCTTCGGTGCGGACGATCTGCAGTTCCTTGCGCACCTTCTCGTTGCGGATGATTTTGTCCAGAAGCTGCTCGGCGGTCTCACTGTTCTTGTATAATTCGCTAGATACGGCGTCCTTGACGCAGTTGGCGATCCATGAGCGGATGTCGGTGTTGCCCAGCTTGTTCTTCGTCTGGGATTCAAAAATCGGATCGCGGATCTTGATGGCCAGGGTGCCGACGATGCCGTCCCGCACGTCCTTGTTCATGAATTTTTTGCCGGAAAATTCGTTGATGCCCTTCAGGATTCCTTCCCGGAAGGCCGACAAGTGGGTCCCACCCTCGCTGGTGTAGGTGCCGTTGACGAAGCTGTAGTAGGAGTCGCCGTAGGCGTCGGTGTGAGAAAAGGCGAACTCCAGGGTCTGGTCCTTGTAATAAATGGGCTGGTAAAGATTGGAGTCGTTGAGCTCTTTGGTCAACAGATCGAGCAGGCCGTTGGCCGAGTGATAAATGGTCTTGTTGAAATGAATTTTCAGACCGGCATTGAGATAGACATAGCGCCAGAGGCGGCGGTCGATGTAGGTGACGTCGTAGATGAAATCGGGAAAAAGTTCGCGATCCGGCAGAAATTCCACGGCCGTACCGTTTTTCTCGCCGCTCTCGCCCTGGTCGCGTTCCACCAGAATGCCGCGGTGAAAAAGCGCGGCGGCATAGGAACCGTCACGATAGGAGGTGACGCGGAATTGTTCGGACAGAGCGTTGACCGCCTTGGTGCCGACCCCGTTCAGGCCGACGGAGAACTGGAAGACGTCGGTGTTGTATTTGGCGCCGGTATTGATCACCGATACGCATTCCACGACCTTTCCCAGGGGGATACCGCGTCCGTAATCCCTGACCCTGGTCAGGCCGGTCTCGTCGATCTGTACGTCGATCCGTTTGCCGGCGCCCATGATGAATTCGTCGACCGCGTTGTCGATCACCTCCTTGAGCAGGATATAGATGCCGTCGTCGGGGTGAGAGCCGTCGCCGAGTCGGCCGATATACATGCCGGGGCGTTTTCGGATATGCTCCAGAGAACTCAGGGTTTTTATCTTGCTTTCGTCGTACAAATGAGAAGATGTCGTCATTATATAAAGTAAAATATAGGTATTTGGCAACAATCGGCAGGCCACCCCGGTCTGTTCCAGAGCGCAGGCGGAATCATATTGTATTTGGGGGCGTTGTGCAAGAGAGCCGGGATGCGGCTACCAGCGCGCCACCGTCACAATCTCATGACCCGTTCGCAGTCAGGGCAGATCCAGGTGGGTCCGTTGCTGATGCCCCACTTATTCTCTTCAAAGCATTCGGGGCAGATCTGGAATCCACAGGGGCAACTCCAGCAGAAGGGCTTTTCCTGTCGGCAGCAACTGCAGCGATACGCTCCCAACCGGCGGCGGCGATACCCTCTCTTATTGTTGTCCATGACCACTCGTGTCCAATTGGTTAATCAGCCAGGTGCGGTATGCATCGTTGCTGCGGACCACCTCGGTGGCGATTATTTCCGGGACCTCATAGGGGTGAATGGTGGCGATCCGATCCGCCAGCCGGTCAAACAGGGAGCGAACGCTTTTCATGACGAGAAGATACTCATCCTCAGTGGTTATACGCTCCTGCCACCAGTAGGAACTGGTGAGTGGGCCTGCTATCTGGACACAGGCGACCAGACGCCGCTGCAGCAGGTCGGTGGCGATCGTTTGTGCTTCTTCTGCCGTCGCGCAGGTGGTGGAGACAACGATGGGGATCATGGGGCACTCCTTTTGATGAGTCGCCAAGAATAACCGGAGGTCCTTGCGGAACCGCCCGACATCCTGGAGAGCACCGGGATGTTTAGTCTTCTTGTTTCTTTTGTCAAGCGCACTATAATGCACTTCTCGACGATCGTCTAAACCTTTGCCGGCCGGTTCGACCCGAGCCGGCCGGGCGTCTTTGCAACCTCAGCTCTGGAGCGGGCTACCCCATGTTTTTTGTTCTGGATATCGGCAATACCCATACCGTTGCCGGCCTGTATGAACAGGAGCGTCTGACGCGCCAATGGCGAATCAAGACCGATGCGGCGATGACCGCCGATGAGATTGCCATCACCTATCATAACCTCCTTTCCTTGGCTGGCGTTGATCTTGCGAAAATCGAGGGGGTGGCTCTGTCCAGCGTTGTACCGCAGCTGGATGGGGCTTACATTGCCTGTTGCCGTGACATGTTCGGCGGCTCGCGGCAACCGCGGTTATTCACCATCGATCATGAGACCGTGGCCGATATGATCACCATCCGGCTCGACAACCCCGCCGAGGTCGGCGCCGACCGTCTGGTCAACAGTATCGCCGCGTTGGAGTTGTGCGAGGGGTCTGCCATTGTCATCGATTTCGGCACCGCCATCACTTTCGATTGTGTCTCCGAGCGCGGGGAATATCTCGGCGGCCTGATTCTTCCCGGGATGAACATCTCGCTGGCCGCCCTGGCACAGAAGACGGCGAAATTACCCCAGATCGACATTACCACCCCGCCGAAGCAGCTTATCGGGACCAGTACCGTTGCAGCCATGAAGAGCGGGATGCTTTATGGGTACGGGGCGATGATCGAAGGGTTGATCGGCAGCCTCGTCCAGGAGATGAAAGAACTCGGTTTCACTACGATAACGGTATTTGCCACCGGCGGCATGGCCAGGGTCGTTCGACCATTCACGTCGTCCATCGAGCGCTACGAACCCAACCTCACCTTGGACGGCCTGGCCTTGATCTATCATCGTTTGAGGACCCTATGAAGCTGCTGAACCAACCTCTGCCACCTGCCCTGGTCCCTGGAGATCAGGTGGCCGTCATTGCCCCGGCGGGAAACCTGGTGGATTACGACCGCTATCGGACCGGTTGCTCGATTCTCAGAGACATGGGATTTGTGCTCGCGGAAGAGCGTCTCTCATGGCCCGGAAACGGCTACCTGGCCGATACCGATGGTGGGCGGGTGGCGGAATTCAACCGGGTCTGGGCGGATCCCCGGATCAAGGCGGTCATCGCCCTGCGCGGCGGGTACGGCTGCGCCCGACTGCTGGAACACCTCGATTTTGCGCTGCTGGCCCGGCAACCGAAAATCCTCGTCGGTTTTTCCGATATCTCTCTGCTCCTTAATACCATTTTCCTGCGTACCGGGCTGATCTGTCTGCACGGCCCGGTGGTCACCACCCTCCCCTTGTCCAATCACGCGTCACTGGAGCGTCTGTATCAATGCCTGATCGGTAATTGGCACCGATCGCTGGAAGAAGACATCGAAGTCGTACGCGGCGGTCCGGATGCGGCCGGGCCGCTGCTTGGCGGTAATCTGACCAGTCTGGCCAGCCTGATGGGTACCCCGTGGGCCCCCGATTGCAGCGGCGCAGTCCTCTTCCTCGAAGATGTCAACGAACCGCCCTATCGTCTCGATCGTGCCTTGACGCAACTGGCCCAATGCGGCGTTCTTGGACGAACGGCTGGTATCATCCTCGGCGAGTTCACCGACGATCGAGATCAGGACCCGCTGGAGAGGGAACGCCGTCAGGAGTTCGTCTGGACGCGGGTTTCCGAGTTGACCCGCGAGGAAGGGGTACCTATCTGGGGAAATTTCCCGGTGGGGCACGGCCGCCGGAACCTGACGCTGCCGATCGGGGAAACGGCGGTCATGGACAGCTCCCGTTGTCGGCTGCACTTGAGCGGACGCCGACCGGGACAGCCATATGGCCATTGACGTGAGGATTCGATGATGGTATCACTTATGCCGTAAAACCTTCTTACTCATCATTATACCTTGGTATTTATCTCATGCGTTCATCGTTTTTTTCTTCAGTTTTTCCACGTCTGTTGGCCGGGGCCTCCCTGCTGCTGCTCTGTTCCTCGCCGCTGTTTGCCGCTGAATATGTCAGCGTCAAGAATGACGGGGTCAATGTGCGAACCGGTCCGGGCACCGATCATCAGATCGCCATGGAGTTGTTTGCCGGTTATCCGCTGCAGGTCGTCGAGAAACAAGGTGATTGGCTGAAGATCGTAGACTTTGAAAAGGACACCGGCTGGATCTACGCGTCCCTGGTGGAAAACGGCAGCACGGTCATCATCAACGCAGCGAGCAACGTCAACATGCGAGCCGAGCCGACCACCTCGAGCCAGGTGATCGCCTCCGTCGAGCGGGGAGTGGTGATGACCCGGCTGGAAAAGAAGGGCGAGTGGAGCAAGCTCCGTCATGCCAGCGGCACCGTCGGCTGGATTCATAACTCGTTGCTCTGGCCGTAAACAGGCGTCGTCTAGCGGGATAACAGCCGGGCCAACACGGTATCGCAGGACAGAGGGACCCGTACGGTCGCTCCGGCCTTGTTGGTAAAGAGCAGATACCCCTGATCCAGGGCGAACAGGAAGAGGTCTCTGGTCAGCTGCACATCGCGTCGGCAATATTCGACGATCTGTTGGATCCGGCCTTCCCGGTACCAGCGCAGGGCCTGCAGGCCATCAGCCGATTTCGGTTGGCCGAGTGTCTGCTCGGCAAGACGGTTGAGGCTGAGTCGATAACCCAGGCGCTCCTCTATCTCCTTGAGCAGGTCGAACGATGGCCTGGCGAACAGGTGTCTGCCGGTGGCGCCGGCCAGAACCCGGTA encodes the following:
- the recJ gene encoding single-stranded-DNA-specific exonuclease RecJ, whose translation is MAQQPSIALHPAIRAYFQQRGMVDEEEIATYLLPTLAELPDPSLLHSMRQAVALIVQALEEQWDILVWGDYDVDGITATALLVHFFQDLGVAVQHHIPNRLTEGYGLNKRRLTSLAEQMKARKLLITVDCGIANHLEVHMAKKLGFEVIVTDHHNLAGSLPAAGAVINPKQRDCTFPGKELAGVGVAFYLAAAVRSKLNKHGNKESSKINLKSFLDMVSIGTIADVMPLVGINRVLAKGGFEVLGQGRRKGISFLLHELGLNPTLMSGENVSFQIAPVINAAGRLGQPEVALELLLCQDEGLLKRLTDQLIELNTKRKELALRDLENALSMVDSLSIERHKCIVVSGPFHEGILGITAARLVELFRVPALVCTQTENADGLLKGSARAPLGFHLYEAMERCRSCLHSFGGHAAAAGFSVQKEALPSLLRDFAAVANEDGVRNDRLSTEMRPLPLTIDEALDRRLLHNLAQLEPTGEGNPKPIFYDDRVMLVSLSRFGRDKEHFRALVRGRYQNVPVIGFGLGDKAADIDTSSSCVLSYTHMIDSYNGKTSWKIRAENIWQ
- the purB gene encoding adenylosuccinate lyase, encoding MYTVYQEPLVSRYTSREMQYLFSEEKKFTTWRKCWLALAEAQYELGLTDLISVEMLDEMRANLDNIDYRLAQEKEREIRHDVMAHVFEFGTKCPRAEGIIHLGATSQFVVCNTDLMIQKEAMQLIRNGLLTVISQLASFCERYKALPTLGYTHYQPAQPTTVGKRNTLYLQDVLLDLKSLDRFVTDMAARGAKGTVGTQATFLELFQGDHDKVRKLDELVARKLGFTGTLPVTGQTYSRKLDIKLIEVLAGIGATAHKFAVDLRLLSNLKVQEEPFAEKQTGSSAMAYKRNPMRSERMTGLARKLMGLCADFYATYANQWFERTLDDSAIRRMDIPQAFLLTDAILKLFVNISANMVVYPNQINKHLEAELPFMTTEKILMEAVARGCSRQEMHEIIKEHSVAAGYVVKQEARDNDLLERLAADDRIPLNRSELDRLTGDYAQFTGRAARQTEEYLQEHVYPLLAQNKDSLVMIDAELSV
- a CDS encoding DNA topoisomerase IV subunit A; translated protein: MNQQIGKLHRLFDSNFLEYTSYVIKERAIPAIEDGLKPVQRRILQTLFNMEDGRFHKVANVVGETMKLHPHGDASIFSALVNLANKGYLIDRQGNFGNIYTGDQASAARYIECRLSPLAKEVMFNKELTEFVESYDGRMYEPVTLPAKIPLLLLQGADGIAVGMATRILPHNFQELLKAQIALLRGESFELFPDFQQKGLIDITDYHSGNGRVRCRARIAETNEKTITITEIPYGTTTTSLIESIEKAAKSGKIKILSINDYTAENVEIEIKLPRGIYAEDTIKALYAFSDCELSLNTNLTLIKGSFPQVSTVDEVLRFNTEKLVSDLTKELENELQKLKERLQARLLEQIFIEERLYKQIEEKTSYEAVLTTVEESLLPFASELLRPVTREDVERLLEIKIKRISRHDIERHAREIREIRSDIKVVETHLTDVVKYTIDYLGKLLTKYGSEYPRQTEITTFSEVEVRKVALSNLTVGYQRHSGFFGHQVKAGDDPGDISFVCSEYDRLLLIFRTGTYKVIPVPDKLFVGEELEYAGVIEEDTVFNVIYREGSENHAYVKRFTTPKFILDKEYRLFPEHPRSRIMLLLTGADQHARVSFVPSRRAKSNVTDIHFDEYLIKGPAAIGKRVSNRVVRRAVETTEKNAVKQPQALELPGLAEEPDKAVRLEDDQDRHQANEEESND
- the miaB gene encoding tRNA (N6-isopentenyl adenosine(37)-C2)-methylthiotransferase MiaB; this encodes MEKKTVWIKTFGCQMNIRDSEIMSQKLAEQGYRACASLEEASLIVINTCSVRAKAEQKLFSLLGSLRAAKQANPSLRICVAGCVAQQEGKNIVERMPHVDLVIGTQQIYDLPEVLARAGTVQVRTELSETYHIPRYLQDPGSLSPAPEAEETALFSRYVTIMQGCNNFCTYCVVPFTRGREVSRRAADIIDEVTRLVGTGVREIILLGQNVNSYGRENPVCEDGAPYPFSRLLRDVAGIEGLRRLRFTTSHPKDLSDDLISCFAELDNLCPQFHLPVQSGSDAILRKMNRKYTRADYLDKVDRLRAARPDLALTTDIIVGFPGETDADFQATMELLERVRYHGSFSFKYSDRPNTAASSYTDKCSEEIKSERLRIFQRRQDEISLERNREYLDRIVDVLLESVQDDGAMGRAPTNHIVHLEKRPDASPGSFIRVRVTGAGQHSLKGVPLGS
- a CDS encoding DUF4911 domain-containing protein codes for the protein MQDQSSARLVETFYRIEPQQFHYLKFILEGYDNLGVLSAVSARAGVVRIRCCRESLAELMELMRSLAPNIKRRQLT